The Molothrus aeneus isolate 106 chromosome 31, BPBGC_Maene_1.0, whole genome shotgun sequence genome includes a window with the following:
- the LYSMD1 gene encoding lysM and putative peptidoglycan-binding domain-containing protein 1, translating into MAGSGGAGAAPREHRLQPGDTLQGLALRYGVTMEQIQRANRLYSSDSIFLRATLLIPGQRDSPGDTGGDIAGDIAGDIAGDTGGDSPGDTPGPSRRDLSASDFLRRLDAEIGRCKEAAAQRLQGPSSSPGPGGGGPGPASPRGARLGPRPLTRTPRAAALRDSEDEIFTL; encoded by the exons ATGGCGGGGAGCGGCGGAgccggggcggccccgcgggaGCACCGCCTGCAGCCCGGGGAcaccctgcaggggctggcGCTGCGCTACGGGGTGACG ATGGAGCAGATCCAGCGCGCCAACCGCCTCTACTCCTCGGACAGCATCTTCCTGAGAGCCACGCTGCTCATCCCGGGACAGCGCGACAGCCCCGGGGACACCGGCGGGGACATTGCCGGGGACATTGCCGGGGACATTGCCGGGGACACCggcggggacagccccggggacacccccggcccctcccggcGCGACCTCTCGGCCTCGGATTTCCTGCGGCGCTTGGACGCTGAGATCGGGCGCTGCAAGGAGGCGGCGGCGCAGCGGCTGCAGGGCCCGAGCTCCAG ccccgggccgggcgggggcggccccggccccgcgtcCCCTCGGGGGGCCCGGCTGGGACCCCGACCCCTCACCAGGACCCCGCGGGCGGCCGCGCTCAGGGACAGCGAGGACGAGATCTTCACCTTGTGa
- the SCNM1 gene encoding sodium channel modifier 1 — MSFKRDESDPGPLGALQRRRVAELLASAIPEDEALLLRDGRLACSLCPQRPVCDTLQTLLLHRAGRKHLDNLLRSFGRPRWPQVTPQGPQVTPQEAPGGGPGVQAPLLARTRRLARSALLRTAPYNSCCRRDRSKGSSSRAGIPGTIPKNSQTPPEPNPGNAGNAETPGPAHREGAPKDGKRGRKGNSRSSEEGNSQCPEGPSPERLRILRHHLHLRSRGWLQDPAGNWVKDGNAEFDSDEEEPPPLPPA, encoded by the exons ATGTCCTTTAAGCGCGACGAGAGCGACCCGGGGCCGCTCGGGGCGCTGCAG AGGCGCCGcgtggctgagctgctggccaGCGCCATCCCCGAGGACGAGGCGCTGCTGCTGCGCGATGGCAG gctggcgTGCTCGCTCTGTCCCCAGCGCCCCGTGTGTGACACTCTGCAGACGCTGCTGCTGCACCGCGCGGGCAGGAAGCACCTGGACA ACCTGCTCCGTTCCTTCGGGCGGCCCCGCTGGCCCCAGGTGACCCCGCAGGGACCCCAGGTGACCCCGCAGGAGGCCCCGGGCGGGGGCCCAGGTGTGCAG GCCCCGCTGCTGGCCCGGACGCGCCGCCTGGCCCGGAGCGCTCTGCTGAGAACGGCCCCGTacaacagctgctgcaggagagacaG gtccaagggcagcagctcccgggCCGGGATCCCCGGGAcgatcccaaaaaattcccagacGCCGCCAGAGCCGAACCccgggaatgccgggaatgcCGAGACCCCCGGCCCCGCACACCGAGAGG GCGCCCCCAAGGACGGGAAGcggggaaggaaaggaaattccCGGAGTTCCGAGGAAGGAAATTCCCAATGTCCCGAGGGGCCGAGCCCGGAGCGGCTGCGGATCCTGCGGCACCACCTGCACCTGCGCAG CCGGGGCTGGCTCCAGGATCCCGCTGGGAATTGGGTGAAGGACGGGAACGCCGAGTTCGACTCCGACGAGGAGGAGccgccaccactgccaccagcctga
- the TMOD4 gene encoding tropomodulin-4 yields MTPYRQELEKYRDIDEDKILQELSPEELAQLDAELAEMDPENVLLPAGLRQRDQTHKSPTGPLDRDALLQHLERQALEAEERQDLVPFTGEKKGKPFVPKAAAPALPREEQVTLEPELEEALANATEAEMCDIAAILGMYTLMSNKQYYDAICSGNICNTEGINSVVQPDRYRPVPDEPPNPTDVAETLRRLQDNDPELHEVNLNNIKDIPVPTLEAICQAIKTNTHVRSLSLVATRSNDLVANAVAEMLEQNQSLQSLNLESNFITSAGMLRLLAAIGRCPSLSEIRLDNQCQRLGDTVEMAMAATLEQCPSLLRFGYTFTLQGPRARAAAALTRNNELRRQQKKS; encoded by the exons ATGACGCCGTACcggcaggagctggagaagtACCGCGACATCGACGAGGACAagatcctgcaggagctgtccccGGAGGAGCTGGCGCAGCTGGACGCCGAGCTGGCCGAGATGGACCCCGAG AACGTGCTGCTGCCCGCGGGGCTGCGCCAGCGCGATCAGACCCACAAGAGCCCCACGGGCCCCCTGGACCGGGACGcgctcctgcagcacctggagcgGCAGGCGCTGGAGGCCGAGGAGCGCCAGGACCTCGTGCCCTTCACCGGCGAGAAAAAAG ggaagcCGTTTGTCCCCAAGGCGGCGGCGCCGGCGCTGCCGCGGGAGGAGCAGGTGACGCTGGAGCCGGAGCTGGAGGAGGCGCTGGCCAACGCCACCGAGGCCGAGATGTGCGACATCGCCG CCATCCTGGGCATGTACACGCTGATGAGTAACAAGCAGTACTACGACGCCATCTGCAGCGGGAACATCTGCAACACCGAGGGCATCAACA GCGTGGTGCAGCCGGACCGGTACCGCCCGGTGCCGGACGAGCCCCCGAACCCCACGGACGTGGCCGAGACGCTGCGGCGGCTGCAGGACAACGACCCCGAGCTGCACGAGGTCAACCTCAACAACATCAAG gacatccctgtccccacGCTCGAGGCCATCTGCCAGGCCATCAAGACCAACACCCACGTGCGCAGCCTCAGCCTGGTGGCCACGCGCAGCAACGACCTGGTGGCCAAC gcgGTGGCCGAGATGCTGGAGCAGaaccagagcctgcagagcctcAACCTCGAGTCCAACTTCATCACCAGCGCGGGGATGCTGCGGCTGCTGGCGGCCATCGGGCGCTGCCCCTCGCTGAGCGAGATCCGCCTGGACAACCAG TGCCAGCGCCTGGGGGACACGGTGGAGATGGCCATGGCAGCCACCCTGGAGCAGTGTCCCTCCCTGCTGAGGTTCGGCTACACCTTCACCCTGCAGGGCCCGCGGgcgcgcgccgccgccgccctcaCCCGCAACAACGAGCTCC GTCGCCAACAGAAGAAATCCTAA
- the VPS72 gene encoding vacuolar protein sorting-associated protein 72 homolog — protein MSLAEGRAPRRTAGNRLSGLLQAEEEDEFYQTTYGGFNEESGDDEYRGDHSDSDDEVDSDFDIDEGDEPGSEQDEAEPRRRRRVLTKAYREPLKSLRAKKAEGPRGGSQRSREVKSTPLELQEDGGDSRKHMRQSTTEHTRQTFLRLQERQVQSKRKKGGTSYERPLTQEELLEEAKITEEINLRSLENYERLEADKKKQVQKKRKIVGPVIRYWSLTMPLLPEPGRDDPVDVEGLDPEARPPSPGKCSRTFISFSDDATFERCFPRARAPRLPVRELCPVTHKPALYRDPITDIPYANARAFRIIREAYRKYVTAHGLPSAAAAAAAGTAGAGDGTGARPGRQKIVIKQSVPSA, from the exons ATGAGCCTGGCGGAGGGCCGCGCCCCGCGGCGCACGGCCGGGAATCGCCTCTcggggctgctgcaggccgAGGAGGAGGACGAGTTCTACCAGACCACCTACGGCGGCTTCAACGAG GAGTCCGGCGATGACGAGTACCGCGGGGACCACTCTGACAGCGATGACGAGGTGGACTCCGACTTCGACATCGACGAGGGCGACGAGCCGGGCTCGGAGCAGGACGAGGCCGAGCCCCGGCGGCGCCGCCGCGTGCTCACCAAGGCCTACCGG gaGCCGCTCAAGAGCCTGCGGGCCAAGAAGGCCGAGGGGCCGCGGGGAGGCTCCCAGAGGAGCCGGGAGGTGAAATCCacacccctggagctgcaggaggacgGGGGAGACA GCAGGAAGCACATGCGCCAGTCCACCACGGAGCACACCCGGCAGACGTTCCTGCGGCTCCAGGAGCGCCAGGTGCAGTCCaagaggaagaagggagggacGAGCTACGAGCGGCCCCTgacccaggaggagctgctggaggaggccAAGATCACCGAGGAGATCAACCTGCGCTCCCTGG AGAACTACGAGCGGCTGGAGGCGGACAAGAAGAAGCAGGtgcagaagaagaggaagatcGTGGGCCCCGTGATCCGGTACTGGTCCCTGACCATGCCCCTCCTGCCCGAGCCCGGCCGCGATGACCCCGTGGACGTCGAGGG GCTGGACCCCGAGGCGCGGCCGCCGTCGCCGGGCAAGTGCTCGCGCACGTTCATCTCCTTCAGCGACGACGCCACCTTCGAGCGCTGCTTCCCCCGGGCGCGGGCGCCGCGGCTGCCGGTGCGGGAGCTGTGCCCGGTGACGCACAAGCCCGCCCTGTACCGCGACCCCATCACCGACATCCCCTACGCCAACGCCCGCGCCTTCCGCATCATCCGCGAGGCCTACCGCAAGTACGTGACGGCGCACGGGCTgcccagcgccgccgccgccgccgccgcgggcaCCGCAGGGGCCGGGGACGGCACCGGGGCGCGGCCCGGCCGGCAGAAAATCGTCATCAAACAGAGCGTGCCCAGTGCCTGA